From a single Sulfolobus sp. E5-1-F genomic region:
- the lysS gene encoding lysine--tRNA ligase yields MNWDERRLKIVEELRKNGIEPYPHKYEITHSIKDIKLLALSQGNKSHEPFMFNISTAGRVANIRRHGKASFVDIFDEGEKLQIYLRVDELKEKYDRFFTYVGRGDIIGVKGDLFYTMKGELSLLVKDYQLLSKALIEPPDWSKLSPEFRYAHRYVDFLYNDNARRAMEIRYMIIREIREFLYSKGFIEVETPIVQPVYGGALAKPFKTHVNYLNEDWYLRIALELYLKRYIIGGFNKVFEIGKVFRNEDIDVTHNPEFTLLELYWAYADYNDIMNLTEELLKSVIKKVTNSTKIVYGKYEIDFEAPFRRISMYDSLSEVLGKNIENMSDDELKELMKRYNLIPRGNQYVRGLMIEKLFDKLVTPTLTNPTFVTDYPIETTPLCKPHRNKPGLVERFEMFIAGMEVANAYTELNDPILQDKLFREEQEMFRRGDEEAHPYDKDFVRALSYGMPPTGGLGIGIDRIVMLVTNNYSIKEVIPFPMISSKVILEDD; encoded by the coding sequence ATGAATTGGGACGAAAGGAGGCTAAAAATCGTTGAAGAACTAAGAAAAAATGGTATTGAGCCATATCCTCATAAATACGAAATAACCCATTCGATCAAAGATATTAAACTTCTTGCCTTATCACAAGGTAACAAATCTCATGAACCGTTTATGTTTAATATATCTACAGCGGGACGTGTAGCTAACATAAGAAGGCATGGAAAAGCATCATTTGTAGATATATTTGATGAAGGTGAGAAATTACAAATATATTTGAGGGTTGATGAGCTTAAAGAGAAATATGACAGATTCTTCACATATGTTGGTAGAGGAGATATAATAGGTGTAAAAGGCGATTTATTCTATACGATGAAAGGAGAATTAAGTCTACTTGTAAAGGATTATCAGTTATTATCGAAAGCCCTTATAGAGCCTCCAGATTGGTCTAAGCTTTCCCCAGAATTTAGATATGCACATAGATATGTTGATTTCCTCTATAACGATAACGCTAGGAGGGCTATGGAAATAAGATATATGATCATAAGAGAAATTAGAGAGTTTCTCTATTCTAAAGGCTTTATCGAAGTTGAAACGCCTATAGTTCAACCAGTATATGGTGGGGCATTAGCAAAACCGTTCAAAACGCATGTAAATTACTTAAATGAAGATTGGTACTTAAGAATAGCATTAGAATTGTACTTAAAAAGATACATAATAGGTGGATTTAACAAAGTTTTCGAAATAGGGAAGGTCTTTAGAAATGAAGATATCGACGTAACTCATAACCCCGAATTTACTCTCTTAGAGCTCTATTGGGCGTACGCCGATTACAATGATATAATGAATTTAACTGAAGAGTTGCTTAAAAGTGTGATCAAAAAGGTTACAAATAGTACTAAGATAGTATATGGAAAATATGAAATAGACTTCGAAGCTCCCTTTAGGAGAATTAGCATGTATGATTCTTTATCTGAAGTTTTAGGTAAGAATATTGAAAATATGAGTGATGATGAACTTAAGGAGTTAATGAAAAGATATAATTTGATTCCTAGAGGAAATCAGTATGTTAGAGGACTAATGATAGAGAAATTATTCGATAAACTAGTTACACCTACTTTAACCAACCCAACCTTTGTAACTGATTATCCAATAGAGACTACACCTCTTTGTAAACCGCATAGGAATAAACCTGGACTAGTAGAAAGATTTGAGATGTTCATAGCGGGCATGGAAGTTGCAAATGCGTACACGGAACTAAATGATCCTATATTGCAAGATAAATTGTTTAGAGAAGAACAAGAGATGTTTAGAAGAGGTGATGAGGAGGCTCATCCTTACGATAAGGACTTTGTTAGAGCCTTAAGTTATGGAATGCCACCTACTGGAGGTTTAGGTATTGGCATAGACAGAATAGTTATGTTAGTAACAAATAATTATAGCATCAAAGAAGTTATTCCTTTCCCCATGATAAGTAGTAAGGTTATCCTAGAGGACGATTAG